From the Lysinibacillus fusiformis genome, the window TCGTAGAGCAAGATGGTAACTTTGAAGAATTAACGGTTACCTTACAGAAGGAGGAATGGGAAGATGACGAAAACATTGATGTTACAGAGTAGAATTGAAGCCTTATTATTTGTTGTGGGAGATGATGGCTTAACGATTAAACAACTATCACAACTTTTAGGTGAGCAGGAAGAGTTTATCCTCCAAACAATGAATACATTGAGAGAAACCTATGAAGAAGATTTAGCAAGAGGAATTACGGTGAAAGAAATTGCAGGCGTCTATCAGCTTATTACAAAATCTGAGTTTGCCGATACAATTCAAAGATTAGTAGAAAATCCAACCGCACAATCCTTATCTCAAGCCTCCCTCGAAGTGTTAGCAATAGTGGCATACAAACAGCCCATTACCCGTGTAGCGATAGAAGATTTGCGTGGTGTCAAGTGTGAACGACCAATCCAAACGTTAGTTTTACGAGGCTTAATTAAAGAGGTAGGACGGTCAGAAGGAACTGGACGTGCCATCTTATATGGGACAACAAAAGAGTTTTTACATTATTTTGGCTTAAATAATATAGAAGAAATGCCTCCTCTACCTGATGAGGACCTTGTTGATACAGAACAAGAAACAGATTTATTTATGACGAAGTTCCAAGAGACATTTAGCGGGGCAAAATAATGGTTAGGTATAATGCGTAGCCTTCAACATAAATATAAATCTATAATTTCCTATCACATTGAATAAGGAGTGGCTCGTTGCTTCGGTTATTTCGTTTAACACTGTTTATGATCATTGTGTTAATGGTAATGCTTCCTCAGACTAGCTTTGCAAGAGGAGGAAGCGGCTATGCTGTCTTGGATGGCGATACAGGTCGACTTTTAATTGGATCCAATAGCGATGAACGATTACCTATTGCTAGCCTCACAAAAATTTGGACAGCACTTGTGGCAATTGAAAATAGTGACTTGCAGGATGAAGTCGTTATATCCCCTAAGGCTGCTATGGCTGAGGGGAGCTCTATTTACCTACAGGCTGGTGAAACGGTGACAGTTGAAACGTTATTGTATGGCTTAATGCTACGTTCTGGCAATGATGCTGCAACAGCTTTAGCCGAACATGTAGGAGGGTCTGTAGAGGGTTTTGTCAAATTAATGAATGAAAGAGCTGTTATTGCAGGTCTTACCAATACCGTCTTTATGAATCCTTCTGGTCTTCATCATGATGAGCATTTATCGTCTGCAAGAGATACTGCTGAGATGTTAAGACTTGCGTTGCAAAATAAAACATTTGAGAAAATCGCTTCAACGGTACTTTATCGGGCAAATACAGTAAACGGAATGTTATGGGAAAATAAACACCGTCTATTAAGAGAGGGTTCAGGAATGGCAGCAGATATAGATGATGAGACAGAACAGCCTGTTAGTTCCTTAAAGTCAGCCACTGGTACTGCTTTCGCTGGAAAAACGGGCTTTACTAAGGTCGCTGGACGAACACTTGCAACGGCCTTTCAAAAGGACGGGCAAATCTGCGTTGTCGTCACATTAAATGAATCAGATGATTGGAATGTACATCGAGGCTTATCCAATAAAGTATGGCAAGATTATAGTCTTGAAACAGTAGTGAAAAAGGGTAAATACAATGTCAATAAAAAGTTGGCTATTCGTTTACAAGAGCCCGTTCGACTACAGTTAAATAAAGAGGAAAAAGAACAAGTGAGGCAAGTATTACATGTTTCAAGGAAACGCCAAGAAGCAGTCTTGTCTATCTTTATAGGCGAAGAACGGATTTATGCAACGCCAGTAAAAGTTGAATCAGCGGATCGTTAAAAACGATTTGCTGATTTTTTACATTATTTGATCAATTGATGTTAAATTTGGTAAAATGATAATGAATTTAAAATTCTTAATTTTCGAAAAAAAGGGGTGAGGAAATTGAGGAAAGCTTCAATGGAAAGTAATGGTAGGCAAATTCAATTTGGGCTAATCATTATCTTATTCTTATCAAGTTTAATTGTGCCTGTCATTCTTCTATATCCAATTCAAGAGATACTATATCGACCTAATGAATTTTATTATTTTGCACCTTATTTTAATGCTTATATTATCTTTATGGTCTCTTTATTTGTCATGGCCCTCGTACTACTAATCAATTATTTGATCATACCTAAAACGAAAAAAAGAAAGAATATAAAACGTGGTCTAGTATCTACTTCCTTATTAATTGCCTTAGGTTTCATCGCATTAAGCTTTAATACTTATAAATGGATAGATTCAAGAGGTATTCATATGAATCCATTTTTTAGTTTAAAAGTAAATTTTGTCGAGTGGGAAGAAATAGTGAAAGTTGAGCAGGTTAATCTAGAAAAAAGTGGTGTGACAAAGCCTGATCATCTGGTTTTTACATTTCAAGATGGTTCCACAATTGAGGAACCTTTGGCAGGCAACATGGTACTGGCTAAAAACTATATAGCCAATGAGTTAAAGCAACGTGGCCTAACAATTGAAAATGTATACAGATAAAAGCTGCCGAATGGTAGCTTTTTTTGTGTCAAAATAAACATTTTACAATCGATTCGCATGATTATCAAATGAGTATACTGCTAGTAAACAAAACAAAATCTCGGTTCAAATGTTAAGAAATTAACGAACGAGAAATTAGTCGGAATACTCAATTAAAAAATGTGAAATTTGTTTTTCTTTAATAATGTCTAAAAGTATGACATAATTTTCACAGATTAGCGGGAAAAATAACCCTATTCATTGGATCGAAATCGAATGATGACGAACGTGTCAATGTGAAAGAAAACTAGAGGTGAAAAAATGGAAAGATTACAAAAGGTCATTGCCTATGCAGGTGTTGCGTCAAGGCGCAAGGCAGAGCAATTGATTTTAGAAGGTAAAGTTAAAGTAAATGGTGTAGTGGTTCGTGAGTTAGGAACAAAGGTATCTAATTCCGATACAATTGAAGTAGAAGGTGTAAAACTAGAAAAAGAAGATAAGGTATATTTCTTACTTTACAAACCACGTGGAACAATTTCTGCAGTTACAGATGATAAAGGACGCAAAACTGTCACAGATTTATTTCATCATATTCCGCAACGTATTTTCCCAGTTGGTCGTCTTGATTATGATACATCTGGATTATTGCTATTGACAAATGATGGAGAATTTTCCTATATGTTGACACATCCGAAATTTAAAATTGACAAAACATATATCGCTCGTGTCAAAGGAGTGCCAACAATTGAAGGGCTTAAAAAGCTTCAACGAGGGATCAAATTAGAGGATGGAAAGACAGCACCTGCTAAGGTAAGTATGACATCTTTCGATGAAAAAGCGGGCAAAGCTATTTGTGAAATTACGATTCATGAAGGGCGCAATCGCCAAGTTCGTCGTATGTTTGAAGCGATTGGAACACCCGTTGTTAAATTAAAACGCGAACGCTTTGCTTTTTTAGATTTATTTGGTCTTGCTCCAGGAGAATACCGTGAATTATCAAAGCATGAAGTAAAGCAACTACGTGTGTTAGCAGAAACAGGAAAGCTTGATTAATGCAATGTTGCCAGAAGAAAGTGTGGATACCAATAGAGGTATTTGGATGTTTACACTTTCTTTGTGGTGAAATCGTTCATAAATCATTCATAATTAATAGCTAAGTGTTTTTGTATCATTTTGCTATAATAGGTGAGAATAGTACACCTAGTAGCAGTTTGTTCAAAAAAGCTGTAACACATTTAATCCGGTATTGTTGACGTCAATGTGAAAGAAGCTTTTACATATTTATAGACGTATAGAGAGTGAAAAAGTTCTATTTGTTACTTCAATATGTAAAAGCAACGCAAGCCGTAATTGATAGGGGGTTTATTAACTTGGAGAAAAAGAAAAAACGTCTTGTACTGCGAACTGTCATTTTAGCTGTGTTAGCGTTGGCAATCGGGTACACAGTATATGGAACAGCAACAAAGGAAAAAGTAGAGTTAGTAGCAGTAGGCTCTGAGGCACCTGACTTCACGTTAGTAGATTTAAACGGTGAAAAACATAAATTGTCGGATTATAAAGGGCAAGGGGTATTTTTAAATTTCTGGGGAACTTGGTGTAAGCCTTGTGAGAAGGAAATGCCCGCAATGGACAATCAGTATCAAGAATTTAAAGATCACGGTGTACAAACATTAGCTGTCAATATTGCTCAAACAGATTTTGAAGTACAGAATTTTGTCGATCGATATGGGTTGTCATTTCCAGTAGTTATCGACAAAACAAAAAGTGTTATGACTGCTTATAATGTAGGACAATTACCTGCAACAGTGTTAATTGATCCAGAAGGCAAAGTGGCCAAAATTATTACAGGTGAAATGACGGAGAAAGATATTGCTTCGTACATGGAATTAGTGAAGCCAAATAAGGAGTAAATGACGATGGAAAAAATCATTTGTGCTTGTGGTCATAGTAATCCATACGGCACGAAGCTTTGTGAGAAATGTGGTCGTCCTTTAACCGAAGAAGAAAAACAAAATAAAGTTGTTGATATGCGCTATGATGGTATGGCCATTCGTTCCAAAACATATAACAAATCATTTGTTGATAAAATATGGAATTTCTTCTCAAGTGTTAAAGTTGGTATATCCTTAATTATTATCACATTAATTGCTGCTTCAGTCGGAACATTACTACCGCAAGAGTTTTACGTAAAAGCTTCTGATATGGAGAAGGGGGCTTATTACGCAGACGTATATGGTACATTCGGTAAAATCTATTATACGTTGGGGCTTTCGGATTTATATAGCTCATGGTGGTTCCAGATTTTAGTTGGTATGCTAGCAGTATCAATTATAGTGGCAAGTCTTGACCGAGGCATTCCACTTTATAAATCATTAAAGAATCAACGTGTTAAAAGACATGAAAGCTTTATGAAGCGTCAGCGCATTGTTGCAGAAGGACAAGTGTCAGCGAGTGCGGAAGAAACGCTTGATAAAGTGGCTCAAAAAATGACTGAGATGAAGTATTCTGTTCGTCGAGATGGTAGCGCTCTCTTAGCTGAAAAAGGACGCTTTTCTCGTTACGGTCCGTACATAAACCATGTAGGTCTCATCATTTTTTTAGGTGGGGTCATGCTACGTCTAGTTCCAGGCTTCTATGTTGATGAATCGATATGGGTGCGTGAAGGTGAAACACGAGCTATCACTGGAATGGAAGGCTATTTCATTGAAAACCGTGACTTTATTTTAGAAACACATGATAATACACCTCAAGGTGAGCAAGTTAAACAGGGTGTGAATGTAGTGGCTAAAAACTTCCAGACCGATATTACACTTTACAAGCAACCTGAAGACGCATTACCTGGGGATACGGAAAATCTAGAAAAAGTAAAAGACTATTCTATTCGTGTAAACCATCCTTTGAAAGAAGATGGCTTTGCTCTTTACCAGATGGATTATCGTCTAAATGAATTAAAACAAATGAATTTTGAATTAATTAATAAGACGACGGAGAAATCATTAGGTAAGGTAGAGATTGATTTAACAAACCCTAAAAAAGAATATGATTTAGGCAATGGTTCATCCGTTCAAATACTAGTGTATACACCAGATTTTGATGGGTTTGAAAATGGTGAGCCACAAACAAAAACATCAATTCCAAATAATCCCGCGTTTTTATTTAAAATGACAACACCAGAAACACCAGAAGGAGAAGTAAGCTTTGTTGAAATTATGCAACCTCCTTTAGAACCACTTGGTGAAAATAAATACAGAATGAAGTTTGCTAGTGCAGAAATGCGTGACATGTCAGGTATTACGGTACGTAAAGATAGTACCATCCCTATTCTGTTTGTTGGGGGTGTCATCTTTATGATCGGTGTTGCGATTGGCTCTTATTGGAATCATCGTCGTTTATGGCTGCAAGTGGAACCCGACGGCCGTGTGTTAATGGCTGCCCATGTCAACAAAAATATGTTCAGCATGAAAAAGGATTTAGATGCTGTCACAACATTTGCTGCATTGCCTCCGTATACAGATCAGTTAGAGAAAGATGAGGCTGGCGAAGAGTCCACAAATGGTGGCATTAAAGAAAAGGAAGGTGACAACACCTTATGAGTTTGATTGATATAAGTGGAAACTTATTATTTGTAGCGTTTATTGCTTATTTAGTTGCGACATTATTATTTGGTGGTTCAATTAAGCAAGCTAATGCTACTGGTAAGAATACTGGCAAATGGGGCCAGCTTGCCATTGTGGTTACCATTATTGGTTTCTTATCACAGCTTGGCTATTTTATTACGCGTTGGATCTATACTGGACATGCGCCTGTAAGTAATATGTTTGAATTTACGACTGCCTTCGGTATGTTCATTGTCGGCGCGTTTATCTTAATTTATTTTATTTATCGTTTGACTGCACTTGGATTAGTGGCATTGCCTGTAGCGCTTTTAATTATCGCTTATGCAGCAATGTTCCCGAAAGAAGTAAGTCCACTAGTGCCGTCGTTACAAAGCTATTGGTTAACGATTCACGTTATTACAGCAGCATTAGGTCAATCTATTTTAGCTATTAGTGCTGTGGCAGGACTTATTTACTTATTAAAAGTAGTAGATTTAACGAAGCGTTCTAAACAACGTTTTTGGTTAGAGGCCGTGATGTACTGTCTTGTAGTAGTTATTGGGTTTGTTGCGGTAACATCTACATTTAGTGCTATGGATTATGAGTCTAGCTATAATTATGTGGATAAAGAAGGAACTACTCGTAAAATTATTTACAATTTACCTCCGATTTTCGGTATGAATGAATATGAAGTGGTTGAAGAACATGGCATGTCACCATTAGTAGAAATGCCAGCATTAATTAATGCTAAAAAATTAACAACTGTTGTTTGGTCATTAATGGTAGGATCTATTTTGTATTTATTAATTCGTTTAATCGCTCGCCGTCGAATTAGTGCCATTTTCCAACCACTAGTTAAACGTGTCAATTTACAATTACTTGATGAAATTGGTTATCGTTCAGTGTTGATTGGTTTCCCTGTATTCTCCCTAGGTGCTTTAATCTTTGCGATGATTTGGGCACAAATTGCTTGGAGTCGATTCTGGGGTTGGGATCCAAAAGAAGTATGGGCTCTTATTACATGGTTATTCTATGCAGCATTCCTGCATTTACGTTTATCAAAAGGCTGGGAAGGTCGAAAATCTGCTTGGTTAGCATTAATTGGTTTCGGAATTATTTTATTCAACCTAATTGCTGTTAACTTAATCCTTGCAGGTTTACACTCCTACGCGTAACCTGTGAAACAACAAGCCTTTTCGCTGTAGCGAAGAGGCTTTCTTTTCTTTTCAATATGTGTCACAGCATGTACAATAGAAGGTAGAGAAAGATTGGAAGAGAGGGATCGTGAAAGTGTCAGAAAATATTTCAGTATTAGTAGTAGACGACGAGGATCGTATTCGCCGCTTATTAAAAATGTATCTAGAGCGAGAAGGATACCTTGTTGACGAGGCAGAAAATGGTGAACAAGCGATCGAGAAATCTTTAGAAAAAGAGTACCACTGTATTTTACTTGATATTATGATGCCTGAAAAAGATGGGCTAGAAGTGTGTGCGGAAATTCGAGAACGCGCAGCAACACCGATTATTTTATTAACTGCAAAAGGCGAAGAAGCGAATCGTGTACAAGGCTTTGAGCTTGGCGCAGATGACTATATTGTAAAACCATTTAGTCCTCGTGAGGTTGTTTTACGTGTGAAGGCTATTTTACGCCGTTCACAAGCTTTCTCACCAACGACGAATGCATCCTCTTCAAAAGATTTGGTGGTGTTCCAGCATTTAATGATTGATCACGATGCACACCGTGTCACAGCAGAGGGGATTGAGGTCAATTTAACACCAAAAGAGTATGAATTACTGTACTTCTTAGCGAAATCGCCAGACAAAGTATTTGACCGTGAACAACTACTAAAAGAAGTATGGCATTATGACTTCTTTGGTGATTTACGTACAGTGGATACACATGTAAAACGGTTACGTGAAAAGCTCAACCGAGTTTCTGAAAACGCTGCTAAAATGATTGTGACAGTTTGGGGCGTTGGATACAAATTTGAGGTTGTCAATGAATAGAATATGGAATAGTGTTGTCGGGAAGCTATGGGTAACCATATTGCTTCTCGTTTCATTTGTATTATTTGTTTTCACGGTATTAATGCTTGAATTTCTTCAAAATTATCATATGCAGCAAGCAGAAATTTCATTGCGTCAGACAGCTGCTACAGTGGCAAGTATAGTAGATGACAATGAAACAGCAGAATCTACTTCGGAATTATTAAAAGATATTTTACCTACAGGGACCAATGCATTGATCGCGATAAGCCATGTTGAAGTATCCTTCGCAATGCAGGAGGGTGTCAACAAAAAAGAAATACAAGATACTATTTTAGCCAATAAATCTTTTCATGAAGTGTTTCAATCAGATGAACCCATTATTAAAGAAATGATGATGCCTTCTTCTACTGATCAAGAAAAGATGGAATCGTATGTCGTACTTGGTTTCCCCCTAAATGTTGAAAATGCAGTACATGGAGCTGTCTTCATCTATCAAAGCCCAGATGCGCTACATAAAACGTCTAAGGAAACAACGAAAATTGTCTTTTTAGCTGCCTTCATAGCATTTGTGCTGACGACATTCTTCGCATTTTTCCTTTCTTCACGTATTACTTCACCATTAAGAAAAATGCGTGAGTTGGCTTTTGAAATTGCGAAAGGAAATTTTGAAGCGAAAATGCCTACAACGCAAAATGACGAAATTGGTCAACTTGCCGTTGCCTTCAACCAAATGGGTCGTCAATTAAAGCACAATTTAGAGGTTATCAATCAAGAAAACGAACAGCTTTCGAATATTTTGACATCTATGACAGATGCAGTGATTACCTTTAACCGTGATCGTACAATATTATTAAGTAACCCACCAGCAGAACGTTTAATGCAAAAGTGGTTTGTGAATAAAGGCTCGCAAAGTGCAAAGCCTATCCCCCCAGAGCTGTATCATATGCTTGATCATGTGCTGATGTTTGAGGATAAACTAGAAGAGGAAATTGAAATGGACGGCAACTACTACACATTTACGATTAGTCCTCTTTATAGTGGTGAAATGATACGTGGGGCTGTGGCTGTTATTCGTGATATGACTGAGCAACATCGCTTAGAAAAATTAAGATCCGATTTTATCGCTAATGTTTCTCACGAACTACGGACACCGATTGCTATGCTACAAGGTTACTCTGAAGCATTAATGGACGATGATTTTATTCAGGATCAGGAAGAGCGTAATGAGATTACCAAAATTATTTATGATGAATCAAAGCGAATGGGTCGCCTTGTGACAGATCTATTAGATTTGGCACGCATGGAATCAGGGCATATGACGCTTTATAAAGATGAATTACCGATCAATTCGACATTCGAGCGTATTACACAAAAATTTGCTCAGGTAGCAAAGGAAAAGCACGTTCGTCTGCAATTTG encodes:
- the scpB gene encoding SMC-Scp complex subunit ScpB gives rise to the protein MTKTLMLQSRIEALLFVVGDDGLTIKQLSQLLGEQEEFILQTMNTLRETYEEDLARGITVKEIAGVYQLITKSEFADTIQRLVENPTAQSLSQASLEVLAIVAYKQPITRVAIEDLRGVKCERPIQTLVLRGLIKEVGRSEGTGRAILYGTTKEFLHYFGLNNIEEMPPLPDEDLVDTEQETDLFMTKFQETFSGAK
- a CDS encoding D-alanyl-D-alanine carboxypeptidase family protein produces the protein MLRLFRLTLFMIIVLMVMLPQTSFARGGSGYAVLDGDTGRLLIGSNSDERLPIASLTKIWTALVAIENSDLQDEVVISPKAAMAEGSSIYLQAGETVTVETLLYGLMLRSGNDAATALAEHVGGSVEGFVKLMNERAVIAGLTNTVFMNPSGLHHDEHLSSARDTAEMLRLALQNKTFEKIASTVLYRANTVNGMLWENKHRLLREGSGMAADIDDETEQPVSSLKSATGTAFAGKTGFTKVAGRTLATAFQKDGQICVVVTLNESDDWNVHRGLSNKVWQDYSLETVVKKGKYNVNKKLAIRLQEPVRLQLNKEEKEQVRQVLHVSRKRQEAVLSIFIGEERIYATPVKVESADR
- a CDS encoding alkaline shock response membrane anchor protein AmaP, whose translation is MRKASMESNGRQIQFGLIIILFLSSLIVPVILLYPIQEILYRPNEFYYFAPYFNAYIIFMVSLFVMALVLLINYLIIPKTKKRKNIKRGLVSTSLLIALGFIALSFNTYKWIDSRGIHMNPFFSLKVNFVEWEEIVKVEQVNLEKSGVTKPDHLVFTFQDGSTIEEPLAGNMVLAKNYIANELKQRGLTIENVYR
- a CDS encoding pseudouridine synthase encodes the protein MERLQKVIAYAGVASRRKAEQLILEGKVKVNGVVVRELGTKVSNSDTIEVEGVKLEKEDKVYFLLYKPRGTISAVTDDKGRKTVTDLFHHIPQRIFPVGRLDYDTSGLLLLTNDGEFSYMLTHPKFKIDKTYIARVKGVPTIEGLKKLQRGIKLEDGKTAPAKVSMTSFDEKAGKAICEITIHEGRNRQVRRMFEAIGTPVVKLKRERFAFLDLFGLAPGEYRELSKHEVKQLRVLAETGKLD
- the resA gene encoding thiol-disulfide oxidoreductase ResA; protein product: MEKKKKRLVLRTVILAVLALAIGYTVYGTATKEKVELVAVGSEAPDFTLVDLNGEKHKLSDYKGQGVFLNFWGTWCKPCEKEMPAMDNQYQEFKDHGVQTLAVNIAQTDFEVQNFVDRYGLSFPVVIDKTKSVMTAYNVGQLPATVLIDPEGKVAKIITGEMTEKDIASYMELVKPNKE
- the resB gene encoding cytochrome c biogenesis protein ResB, translated to MEKIICACGHSNPYGTKLCEKCGRPLTEEEKQNKVVDMRYDGMAIRSKTYNKSFVDKIWNFFSSVKVGISLIIITLIAASVGTLLPQEFYVKASDMEKGAYYADVYGTFGKIYYTLGLSDLYSSWWFQILVGMLAVSIIVASLDRGIPLYKSLKNQRVKRHESFMKRQRIVAEGQVSASAEETLDKVAQKMTEMKYSVRRDGSALLAEKGRFSRYGPYINHVGLIIFLGGVMLRLVPGFYVDESIWVREGETRAITGMEGYFIENRDFILETHDNTPQGEQVKQGVNVVAKNFQTDITLYKQPEDALPGDTENLEKVKDYSIRVNHPLKEDGFALYQMDYRLNELKQMNFELINKTTEKSLGKVEIDLTNPKKEYDLGNGSSVQILVYTPDFDGFENGEPQTKTSIPNNPAFLFKMTTPETPEGEVSFVEIMQPPLEPLGENKYRMKFASAEMRDMSGITVRKDSTIPILFVGGVIFMIGVAIGSYWNHRRLWLQVEPDGRVLMAAHVNKNMFSMKKDLDAVTTFAALPPYTDQLEKDEAGEESTNGGIKEKEGDNTL
- the ccsB gene encoding c-type cytochrome biogenesis protein CcsB, translating into MSLIDISGNLLFVAFIAYLVATLLFGGSIKQANATGKNTGKWGQLAIVVTIIGFLSQLGYFITRWIYTGHAPVSNMFEFTTAFGMFIVGAFILIYFIYRLTALGLVALPVALLIIAYAAMFPKEVSPLVPSLQSYWLTIHVITAALGQSILAISAVAGLIYLLKVVDLTKRSKQRFWLEAVMYCLVVVIGFVAVTSTFSAMDYESSYNYVDKEGTTRKIIYNLPPIFGMNEYEVVEEHGMSPLVEMPALINAKKLTTVVWSLMVGSILYLLIRLIARRRISAIFQPLVKRVNLQLLDEIGYRSVLIGFPVFSLGALIFAMIWAQIAWSRFWGWDPKEVWALITWLFYAAFLHLRLSKGWEGRKSAWLALIGFGIILFNLIAVNLILAGLHSYA
- a CDS encoding response regulator transcription factor → MSENISVLVVDDEDRIRRLLKMYLEREGYLVDEAENGEQAIEKSLEKEYHCILLDIMMPEKDGLEVCAEIRERAATPIILLTAKGEEANRVQGFELGADDYIVKPFSPREVVLRVKAILRRSQAFSPTTNASSSKDLVVFQHLMIDHDAHRVTAEGIEVNLTPKEYELLYFLAKSPDKVFDREQLLKEVWHYDFFGDLRTVDTHVKRLREKLNRVSENAAKMIVTVWGVGYKFEVVNE
- a CDS encoding ATP-binding protein, with protein sequence MNRIWNSVVGKLWVTILLLVSFVLFVFTVLMLEFLQNYHMQQAEISLRQTAATVASIVDDNETAESTSELLKDILPTGTNALIAISHVEVSFAMQEGVNKKEIQDTILANKSFHEVFQSDEPIIKEMMMPSSTDQEKMESYVVLGFPLNVENAVHGAVFIYQSPDALHKTSKETTKIVFLAAFIAFVLTTFFAFFLSSRITSPLRKMRELAFEIAKGNFEAKMPTTQNDEIGQLAVAFNQMGRQLKHNLEVINQENEQLSNILTSMTDAVITFNRDRTILLSNPPAERLMQKWFVNKGSQSAKPIPPELYHMLDHVLMFEDKLEEEIEMDGNYYTFTISPLYSGEMIRGAVAVIRDMTEQHRLEKLRSDFIANVSHELRTPIAMLQGYSEALMDDDFIQDQEERNEITKIIYDESKRMGRLVTDLLDLARMESGHMTLYKDELPINSTFERITQKFAQVAKEKHVRLQFDSEFNDEAMINIDEDRIEQVLTNLVDNALRHTDEGSVTVKIEQEPTFAKISVQDTGHGIPQDDLPYVFERFYKADKARTRSKGGTGLGLAIARNIVKAHSGNIMVDSVLKEGTTFTFYLPFD